A region of Cucumis melo cultivar AY chromosome 2, USDA_Cmelo_AY_1.0, whole genome shotgun sequence DNA encodes the following proteins:
- the LOC103492483 gene encoding DNA (cytosine-5)-methyltransferase CMT3 → MSSRRRSKSDTPISPKPDPEASSSPKKKLKTELNADLTPISNSSPKSSAAKTRKVKAELRVEEDDAPARFLEPHFPDREARERWPLRYAGKKKKVVAEKNSRDDSEEVIQALHHYSQAKVDNITYNLFDDAHVKAEDGEDDYICKIIEMFEAVDGELYFTAQWYYRAKDTVVKDHAHLINDKRVFFSEVRDDNPLDCLVKKLNIARIPLTMDKKKKRLPSCDFYCDMLYLLPYSSFVKLPTSEKKVGSETSSTISSEVDTDGACEVNSEIGDVTQAQQCRKPEVTLLDLYSGCGAMSTGLCLGGNLSGVNLVTKWAVDLNQYACESLRFNHPETQVRNEMAEDFLLLLKEWEMLCKYFSLIKSKEPQQKYIDLFANEDEGEDEGEDEEEEEDEKTEDDGEVFEVEKILAICYGDPNETKKRGLFLKVRWKGYGSDEDTWEPIDGLSNCKEKLKDFVTSGYKSKSLPLPGDVDVICGGPPCQGISGFNRFRNKENPLEDEKNKQLVVYMDLVEYLRPKYVLMENVVDIVKFANGFLGRYALGRLISMNYQVRMGMMAAGAYGLPQFRMRMFMWGAQPTEKLPQYPLPTHDVVVRGVIPTEFEMNVVAYEEGHKDVHLEKKLLLEDAISDLPAVENDERRDEMPYDEPPKTEFQHLIRSPREERFDSSTMSKPAMHPLYDHRPLELNTDDYQRVCQIPKRKGANFRDLPGVRVRPDKRVEWDPDVKRVYLESGKPLVPDYAMSFVNGSSSKPFARLWWDETVPTVVTRAEPHNQAITHPEQDRVMTIRENARLQGFPDYYKLFGPVKERYIQVGNAVAVPVARALGYSLGMAFQGLAGDAPVCSLPKKFPNILKRHSSASSEEVA, encoded by the exons atGTCTTCCAGGCGCCGCTCCAAATCCGACACTCCCATTTCTCCTAAGCCCGATCCTGAAGCTTCTTCTTCCCCCAAAAAGAAGCTTAAAACCGAGCTTAATGCTGATTTAACTCCCATTTCCAATTCTTCTCCTAAATCAAGTGCGGCTAAGACTAGGAAAGTGAAGGCGGAGTTGAGAGTTGAGGAGGACGATGCTCCTGCTAGGTTTTTAGAGCCGCATTTTCCTGATAGAGAAGCCAGAGAACGGTGGCCTCTTCGGTATGCGGGAAAG AAGAAGAAGGTAGTTGCGGAGAAAAATTCAAG GGATGACTCCGAGGAGGTAATCCAGGCTCTGCATCATTACTCACAGGCCAAAGTTGACAATATCACATACAATCTCTTTGATGATGCCCATGTGAAG GCTGAAGATGGGGAGGATGATTATATATGCAAAATTATTGAAATGTTTGAGGCTGTTGACGGGGAACTCTACTTCACTGCACAATGGTATTATAGAGCTAAAGATACT GTTGTGAAAGACCACGCTCATCTCATCAATGACAAGCGTGTATTTTTTTCAGAAGTCCGTGATGATAATCCATTGGATTGTCTTGTTAAGAAGCTAAATATTGCTAGAATTCCCCTCACT ATGGATAAGAAGAAAAAACGTCTTCCTTCTTGTGACTTTTACTGTGACATGTTATACTTGCTACCATATTCCTCATTCGTTAAACTGCCAACAA GTGAGAAAAAAGTTGGCAGTGAGACATCATCAACAATTTCCTCTGAGGTTGATACCGATGGAGCATGTGAAGTGAACTCAGAAATTGGAGATGTTACTCAAGCACAGCAGTGCCGTAAGCCTGAGGTTACACTTCTCGATTTGTATTCAGGATGTGGTGCCATGTCAACTGGATTATGTTTAGGGGGCAATTTGTCTGGGGTGAACCTAGTCACA AAATGGGCCGTTGATTTAAATCAGTATGCTTGTGAAAGTCTGAGGTTCAATCATCCAGAGACCCAG GTTAGAAATGAAATGGCGGAAGACTTTTTGTTGTTGCTAAAAGAGTGGGAAATGCTTTGcaaatatttttctttgataaagaGTAAAGAGCCGCAACAAAAGTACATTGATCTTTTTGCTAATGAAGATGAAGGGGAAGATGAAGGGGAAGATgaggaggaagaggaagatgaaaaaaCTGAAGATGATGGAGAGGTGTTTGAAGTAGAAAAAATACTTGCAATATGTTATGGTGATCCCAATGAAACTAAAAAGCGAGGATTGTTTCTTAAG GTTCGTTGGAAGGGTTATGGCTCTGATGAAGACACATGGGAGCCAATTGACGGGTTGAG CAACTGCAAggaaaagttgaaagattttgtgACAAGTGGTTACAAATCAAAGAGCTTACCTTTGCCG GGTGATGTGGATGTTATATGTGGAGGGCCTCCCTGCCAGGGCATTAGTGGTTTCAATCGCTTTAGGAACAAAGAAAATCCACTGGAAGATGAGAAAAACAAACAGCTTGTTGTCTATATGGACTTAGTGGAGTATCTCAGGCCTAAATATGTTTTGATGGAGAACGTAGTTGATATAGTAAAGTTTGCCAATGGATTTTTGGGACGGTATGCTCTTGGTCGTTTAATATCAATGAATTATCAAGTTCGAATGGGAATGATGGCAGCAGGTGCATATGGTCTTCCACAATTTCGTATGCGAATGTTTATGTGGGGTGCCCAACCAACAGAG AAGCTTCCACAATATCCTCTTCCAACTCATGATGTTGTAGTGAGGGGTGTAATTCCTACTGAATTTGAG ATGAATGTTGTTGCTTACGAGGAAGGACATAAAGACGTTCATTTGGAAAAGAAGCTTCTTTTGGAAGATGCAATTTCCGATCTTCCTGCT GTTGAAAATGATGAACGACGAGATGAAATGCCTTACGATGAACCTCCGAAGACTGAGTTTCAGCATTTAATTAGATCACCTAGGGAAG AAAGGTTTGATTCTTCTACAATGTCTAAGCCAGCTATGCACCCACTTTACGATCATCGACCACTTGAGCTAAATACAGATGACTACCAACGTGTTTGTCAGATTCCAAAGAGAAAG GGAGCAAACTTTAGAGATTTACCTGGTGTTCGTGTTCGCCCTGATAAAAGAGTTGAATGGGATCCTGATGTTAAGAGAGTGTATTTGGAATCTGGGAAGCCATTG GTTCCTGATTATGCCATGAGTTTTGTGAATGGCTCATCATCAAA GCCATTTGCTCGCTTATGGTGGGACGAGACAGTGCCTACAGTTGTTACTCGGGCTGAGCCTCACAACCAG GCAATTACACATCCAGAGCAAGATAGAGTAATGACAATTCGAGAAAATGCAAGACTTCAAGGCTTTCCAGATTATTATAAGCTCTTTGGGCCTGTGAAAGAAAG GTACATACAAGTAGGAAATGCAGTTGCGGTACCGGTTGCTCGAGCTTTAGGATATTCCTTAGGCATGGCGTTTCAAGGTTTAGCTGGAGATGCGCCTGTATGTAGTCTACCCAAGAAATTTCCCAACATTCTCAAACGACATTCTTCTGCATCATCCGAAGAAGTTGCTTGA